The Pantoea vagans genome contains the following window.
TGTCGATGACGGCGACAGCTTTACCTTGCGGCGTCGCGATGGCGGTTAGCCGGGCAGCTTCAAACTGCACCTGTGGGCCGAGCAGCACCACATCGGCATCGGGTAGGATGCGTTCAAATTCCGCCACTGGCACCGCTTTGATATCAATCGCCAGTCCGCGGCCTTGAGCGGCACTCTGCATTTTGGTGACCAGCATGCTGGTGGACATCCCTGCTGCACAGCAAAGTACGATACGCATATGATTTCCTCCTGTGATTTGTCGGGGCCATTTAAGACCCGTCTCGGTGGTGCTGTAAATACCCTCTGGACAGACGATTTTCTGATGAATGTGAGATAAGTCATTAATAATCAGTGAATTGAATTATCTTTGTTTGTGAAAATATTTTTCATGAGTGTGATCGGTGCTTTAATTTATCGTTAATAAGCGCTGTTTTAAGCAGGGTAAAGACGTAATCAGATGAAAAAAAACTCACATTGAAAAATATTTTCATGCATGATGAGTGTTCGCAAATTGAGGATGTGGTGAGCGAATGGATATTGTCTGGCAACTGCGACAGCAGTCGGCACGGGTGGATGCACCGGAATCTAGGCTGGCGCGTTTTATTCTGGATAACTTGCACGTCAGCGCGCAGGCCACGATGGAAAGTCTGGCTACCCAAGCGGGCGTCAGTCCTGAAGTGCTGCGTCGTTTTGCCGCCTCTGCTGGCTGTCGCGATCTTGATGATTTTCTACACCAGGTGCGTAAAGCTGGCCAGCAGCAGGAAGGCGCATTCATCGAGGTGATCCGCCAGCGGCAGCCGTCACTGAGCCAGCAGGAAAATCGTGTGGCACTGGCCATCCTTAACGATATGGCGTTTGCCGCATCCGCCACTATTGAGCAACTGGCCGGACGCGCCGAAGTCAGCGCTGCCACCATCACCCGATTTGCGCGTTCGGTGGGCTGTGAAGATATCCGCGATTTGCGCATGCGTCTGGCGCGCGCCAGTTCGGTGCCATCAGCGCGCCGTGCACAAAACATTCCACAGCTTGAGACGATTCATCAGGCACTGGCACAGCAGTGGTCGCTGGCTGAAGGGTTAACCTGGGAGCGTGCTGCGCTTATGCTTCGGAATGCCCGAAGTGTGTTATTGATTGGGGCCGCAGGACAGACCACACCGCTGGTAGCAGAAGTTCACCAGCGACTTACAACGGCAGGACTGGCACTGGCATGGATTCAGGACGACAACCTGCTGCGTATGACGCTGAGCCGCTTACAGCCGGATGATTTACTGTTAATCCTCGCGCCAGATACGGTGAACAGCAGCGTGCTGAGTGCGGTACACCATGCACACATCCAGAAAACAGCGGTGATTGCGATCTGCCCAGCAGCGCTGGATCTGGCGAACCAGGCAGATGTTTGGCTGCCGCTGCCGGAAAATCAAAGCGCGCGTAGCTATGGCATTCTTTGCGCGCTAG
Protein-coding sequences here:
- a CDS encoding PTS sugar transporter subunit IIB, with amino-acid sequence MRIVLCCAAGMSTSMLVTKMQSAAQGRGLAIDIKAVPVAEFERILPDADVVLLGPQVQFEAARLTAIATPQGKAVAVIDMMDYGMMRGEQVLDKALALHTA
- a CDS encoding MurR/RpiR family transcriptional regulator, with translation MDIVWQLRQQSARVDAPESRLARFILDNLHVSAQATMESLATQAGVSPEVLRRFAASAGCRDLDDFLHQVRKAGQQQEGAFIEVIRQRQPSLSQQENRVALAILNDMAFAASATIEQLAGRAEVSAATITRFARSVGCEDIRDLRMRLARASSVPSARRAQNIPQLETIHQALAQQWSLAEGLTWERAALMLRNARSVLLIGAAGQTTPLVAEVHQRLTTAGLALAWIQDDNLLRMTLSRLQPDDLLLILAPDTVNSSVLSAVHHAHIQKTAVIAICPAALDLANQADVWLPLPENQSARSYGILCALDRLETALASPQDNAAPTQVKDNSG